The genomic interval TCAAGCGGAGCACGCGTCACCACGGCAAATTCGTCGCCACCGATTCTAAAGCAGTTTCCCGCAGCGCCATAAGCACCCTTGATTGCTTTAGCCGCAGCCATAATCAAGGCATCGCCCGCCTGATGGCCAAACGTATCGTTTGCATACTTAAGGCCATTCACATCCATCAGGACCATGGTCCAGGTACCCGAAGATTCCGCATCTTCCTGACTGATCATCTTGAGAATTTCGTCAAAGGCAAGCCTGTTTTCAAGCCCCGTCAAGGCATCTGTCGTCGCGACATCTTGCAAGTGTTCGTTCATCACACGGAGCTTGCTATTAATCTGCTCCAATTCAAACGAAGTTTCACGAATGAACGTTGCCATACGGGCAGCCAGCGGAAGCCTCGTCGACATACCTTCCTGAATATCTTCAACCTTGACAGGCTCATGCTTTACCGCCGGACCTTCACGCATCGAGGCAAATACAAGCGTAATGTTGTGCTGGTTCAAGTGCCCCTTTTCGCGCAGGAATTCACCATGCGAAAAGAATCCGGTACTCGAAGCCAAGCCCTTGAACGGAGAAATCTCATAGGTCGGTTCACGCTGCGACCAGAACGCCTTACGCGCCGCACAAGAGAAGATATGCTGCACTTCGGGTGCGAATTGCAAGCACTTTTCACTTTCTTCCTTAATGCGTTGCACAATCAACTGCGGTTCACCGTACGACAGGCGGACAATAGAACCTTCATCGATATCCGAAGACATCGTCAACGAACCGTCCGGATTACTTGCACCCGCCGCGCGCACAATCGAAATTCCGTTGTGCTCGTAAAGCATCGGGAATTCAAGTGCGTTATAGAAGAAGTTCTTGTCGTTCTTGATGTTCAGATACTTGTTGTAGACTTCGTATGCCGGAATACCGCCCAATTCGTAAAGGACATTGCCTTCGGAACGGGTCACATGGAAGTTACGGCCAATCGGCTTCCAGCCGCTAATCTTGCGGGAATCCACATGCAGGTCCACACCGCCATAAAAAACCACCAGAAGGCTCGACTTGGAGTATCCGCCCACCGAGGAGAACACGCAAGAATTCGGGCTCGTAATATCGGGAGAACAAACAATACCACCGAAAACCTGAATATCGGGCGCCATGGCGTCCAACCCCTCGCAAAGAGCCGTCGTCGAGAACGGCGAAATGCAGTGGTAAATTTCCACCGCCTTGACCCAGGGATTTCGATCCGCCTCTTTCACGATTTCGTTTGCTATGCCACCGACAGATTCCCTGGAAAAGTCGTACTGGAAGACTCGGAACCGGGTCGTCGGCCTTTCAAAAATGATTGCGGACACCGAAATATCGACCGTCTGTTCGCAGTCCACAATATTTCCGCTCGTAGAATTGCCAAACCACGGAACATTGGGGAACACCCTTTCCAGAATATCCCAAACGGGCTTCAGTTTTTCCGGTTCCAATATGGCCGAATGGATTTGGAA from uncultured Fibrobacter sp. carries:
- a CDS encoding HD domain-containing phosphohydrolase codes for the protein MKNKIFAFKDAVEFENELFLFSKWYKEHGSPTMCFQIHSAILEPEKLKPVWDILERVFPNVPWFGNSTSGNIVDCEQTVDISVSAIIFERPTTRFRVFQYDFSRESVGGIANEIVKEADRNPWVKAVEIYHCISPFSTTALCEGLDAMAPDIQVFGGIVCSPDITSPNSCVFSSVGGYSKSSLLVVFYGGVDLHVDSRKISGWKPIGRNFHVTRSEGNVLYELGGIPAYEVYNKYLNIKNDKNFFYNALEFPMLYEHNGISIVRAAGASNPDGSLTMSSDIDEGSIVRLSYGEPQLIVQRIKEESEKCLQFAPEVQHIFSCAARKAFWSQREPTYEISPFKGLASSTGFFSHGEFLREKGHLNQHNITLVFASMREGPAVKHEPVKVEDIQEGMSTRLPLAARMATFIRETSFELEQINSKLRVMNEHLQDVATTDALTGLENRLAFDEILKMISQEDAESSGTWTMVLMDVNGLKYANDTFGHQAGDALIMAAAKAIKGAYGAAGNCFRIGGDEFAVVTRAPLDSLYPLYSNLQKNIEDYNKEALYHLSIAVGESRLRSDSGVRKSISDWKMEADLNMYRDKVRFHKPMENNESQNLKDLITCLISVEEAKDSYTAHHSERVRVYTELLARSLGLSEGSVSLITHAAHLHDIGKMGINDNVLGKPGKLTDDEFSIIKQHPVIGAKILMQSNYTHELVQIVLHHHERYDGRGYPEGLKGEEIPIGARIIAIADSIDAMTSKRVYRDAMSLDYCKKEIEKNLGVMYDPAIGKVALDHWDEIVDLLLKMQSGRPKVFDDKK